From one Bos indicus x Bos taurus breed Angus x Brahman F1 hybrid chromosome 7, Bos_hybrid_MaternalHap_v2.0, whole genome shotgun sequence genomic stretch:
- the LOC113896389 gene encoding olfactory receptor-like protein OLF4 — MELGNDTEISEFLLLGFSQEPELQALIFGLFLSMYLITVFGNLLIILAVSSDAHLHTPMYFFLTNLSFVDICFTSTTIPKMLWNVQTQSKVITYEGCITQIYFFLLSAVLDIFLLTVMAYDRFVAICHPLHYMVIMNPRLCFLLVLVSWTISILNSLLQSLILLQLSFCTVVEIPDFFCDLSQIIQLACSDTFLNNMVMYLTVVLLSSGPLAGILYSYSKIVSCICRISSVQGKYKAFSICASHLSVISLFFCTSLGVYLSSPATHSSHSSATASVMYTVVTPMLNPFIYSLRNKDIKGALKRFFMMASLKRSVILDLEKCPRLQISKSQNK, encoded by the coding sequence ATGGAATTGGGGAATGATACAGAAATTTCAgagtttcttcttctgggattctcaCAGGAACCAGAACTGCAGGCCCTCATATTTGGACTGTTCCTCTCCATGTACCTGATCACCGTGTTTGGAAACCTGCTTATCATCCTGGCAGTCAGCTCAGACGCCCACCtacacacccccatgtacttctttctcaccAATCTGTCCTTTGTAGACATTTGTTTCACCTCTACCACTATCCCAAAGATGTTGTGGAACGTCCAGACCCAGAGCAAAGTTATAACCTATGAAGGCTGCAtcacacaaatttattttttcctactgtCTGCAGTGTTGGACATCTTCCTCCTcacagtgatggcctatgaccgctttgTGGCCATCTGTCACCCACTGCACTATATGGTCATTATGAACCCTCGGCTCTGCTTTCTGCTGGTTCTGGTGTCCTGGACCATCAGTATCCTGAATTCCTTGTTACAAAGTTTAATTTTGTTACAGCTTTCTTTTTGCACTGTTGTGGAAATCCCTGACTTTTTTTGTGACCTCAGTCAGATAATCCAACTTGCCTGTTCTGACACCTTTCTTAATAATATGGTAATGTATCTTACAGTTGTACTTCTGAGTAGTGGTCCCCTGGCTGGTATCCTTTATTCTTACTCAAAGATAGTTTCCTGTATATGCAGAATCTCATCAGTTCAGGGgaagtataaagcattttccaTCTGTGCATCTCACCTCTCAGTCATCTCCTTATTCTTTTGTACAAGCCTAGGAGTGTACCTTAGCTCTCCTGCTACCCACAGCTCACACTCAAGTGCAACAGCCTCggtgatgtacactgtggtcacacccatgctgaacccctttaTCTACAGTCTGAGAAACAAAGACATAAAGGGGGCTCTGAAAAGATTCTTTATGATGGCAAGTCTAAAAAGGTCAGTTATTCTAGATTTGGAGAAGTGCCCAAGATTGCAGATCTCAAAGTCTCAGAATAAGtag
- the LOC113896388 gene encoding olfactory receptor 7A17-like — MIPGNDTQDSEFLLQGLSMKPELQPLIFGLFLLMYLITGFGNLLIILAVSSDSHLHTPMYFFLSNLSFVDICFTTTTILKMLINIQSQRKAISYEGCISQMYFYMLFAMLDDFLLTVMAYDRYVAICHPLHYTVIMNPRLCGLLVLLSWLISTLLSLLETLLVLRLSFCTDLEIPHFFCEIKQIVQLACDDTLLNDTIMYFTAVLLGGGPLAGILYSYSKIMFSIHGISSPQGKYKAVSICASHLSVVFLYYCSSLGVYLSSATAPHNSHSSATASVMYTVVTPMLNPFIYSLRNKDIKRALKRVIHIKREIVLGLKKHP; from the coding sequence ATGATACCAGGAAATGATACACAAGattcagaatttcttcttcagGGATTATCAATGAAACCAGAGCTACAGCCCCTCATATTTGGGCTTTTCCTCTTAATGTACCTGATCACTGGgtttggaaacctgctcatcatcctggctGTCAGTTcagactcccacctccacacccccatgtacttcttcctctccaacctgtcgTTTGTAGACATCTGTTTCACCACCACAACAATCCTAAAGATGCTAATTAATATACAGAGCCAGAGAAAAGCTATATCCTATGAAGGCTGCATCAGTCAGATGTATTTTTACATGCTGTTTGCAATGTTGGATGATTTTCTTCTGACCGTGATGGCCTACGACCggtatgtggccatctgccaccccctgcACTACACAGTCATCATGAACCCTCGACTCTGTGGACTTCTGGTTCTGTTATCCTGGCTCATTAGTACCCTGCTTTCCTTGTTAGAAACCTTACTTGTGTTACGGCTGTCTTTCTGTACAGATTTGGAAATCCctcactttttctgtgaaatCAAGCAGATTGTCCAACTTGCCTGTGATGATACGCTTCTTAATGATACCATTATGTATTTTACAGCAGTGCTGTTGGGTGGTGGTCCCCTGGCTGGTATCCTTTACTCTTACTCTAAGATAATGTTCTCCATACATGGAATCTCATCACCTCAGGGGAAATATAAAGCAGTCTCCATCTGTGCATCTCACCTCTCAGTTGTCTTCTTATATTATTGTTCAAGCCTAGGAGTGTACCTTAGCTCTGCTACTGCTCCCCACAACTCTCATTCAAGTGCAACAGCTTCTGTGATGTACACCgtggtcacacccatgctgaaccccttcatctacagtctcagaaacaaagacataaaaagagCTCTGAAAAGAGTCATTCACATAAAAAGGGAAATTGTTCTGGGTTTGAAGAAGCATCCTTGA